One stretch of Alcaligenes faecalis DNA includes these proteins:
- the murJ gene encoding murein biosynthesis integral membrane protein MurJ, whose protein sequence is MGLFRSAATISGLTLLSRITGLARDILIARAFGAGPLTDAFWVAFRIPNLLRRLFAEGAFSQAFVPILGQVRKEHEQDKVQQLLDRVALLLTFAVMLVTAIGILAAPWVVSAMASGLTAPERQTEFGAAITMTRMMFPYIICMSLVAFASAVLNTWSRFAVPAFTPILLNLSMIGASLFLAQHMETPIYALAVGVMVGGLAQLLVQWVALARLGLLPRFSLRLGEARRDPIVQRILKQMLPAILGVSVAQISLLINTNIATWLQSGSVTWLSFADRLMEFPTALLGVALGTVLLPKLSAAHAGKDDKNYSGLLDWGLRLVLLLGLPAALGMALLSDGLVATLFHYGAFAAADVAQTKLAVGAYSVGLVGLLAIKILAPGFYARQDIRTPVRIAIAVLIITQLFNLVLVPTFAHAGLALSIGLGATVNALTLLVMLRKRGIYQPNHDWLRFFLKIIPALVALAAVLLLADRYIDWISLGATPLLRVLYLGGVLLASGISYFGMLFIVGIRPSYFTKRA, encoded by the coding sequence ATGGGTTTGTTTCGCTCGGCGGCCACAATTAGTGGCCTGACGCTGCTGTCTCGCATCACCGGACTGGCACGCGATATTCTGATTGCCCGCGCCTTTGGGGCGGGCCCGCTCACCGACGCTTTCTGGGTGGCATTTCGCATTCCCAACCTGCTGCGACGCCTGTTTGCAGAAGGGGCGTTTTCGCAAGCCTTTGTGCCCATCCTGGGGCAGGTACGCAAGGAACACGAACAGGACAAGGTTCAGCAATTGCTGGACCGCGTTGCCCTGCTGCTGACCTTTGCCGTCATGCTGGTCACCGCCATCGGTATTCTGGCGGCCCCCTGGGTGGTCAGCGCCATGGCCAGCGGCCTGACCGCTCCGGAGCGACAAACCGAGTTTGGAGCCGCGATCACCATGACGCGGATGATGTTCCCCTACATCATCTGCATGTCGCTGGTCGCTTTTGCTTCTGCGGTACTCAATACCTGGAGCCGCTTTGCGGTTCCGGCCTTCACCCCCATCCTGCTGAATCTGTCCATGATTGGCGCCAGCCTGTTTCTGGCTCAGCACATGGAAACGCCGATTTACGCCCTGGCCGTTGGGGTGATGGTGGGTGGTCTGGCCCAATTGCTGGTGCAATGGGTTGCACTGGCCCGCCTGGGCCTGTTGCCACGATTCTCGCTACGACTGGGGGAAGCGCGCCGCGATCCCATCGTGCAGCGCATTCTTAAACAGATGCTGCCCGCCATTCTGGGTGTTTCTGTCGCGCAGATTTCCCTGCTGATCAATACCAATATCGCCACCTGGCTGCAGTCCGGCAGCGTGACCTGGCTGTCCTTTGCTGACCGCCTGATGGAGTTTCCCACCGCCTTGCTGGGTGTGGCGCTAGGCACGGTCCTGCTGCCCAAGCTGTCAGCAGCCCATGCGGGCAAGGACGACAAGAACTACAGCGGCTTGCTGGACTGGGGCCTGCGTCTGGTCCTGTTGCTGGGCCTGCCTGCTGCCCTGGGCATGGCTTTACTGTCCGACGGCCTGGTCGCCACGCTGTTCCACTACGGTGCCTTTGCCGCCGCTGACGTTGCCCAGACCAAACTGGCTGTGGGTGCGTATTCGGTTGGTCTGGTTGGCCTGCTGGCCATCAAGATTCTGGCCCCCGGCTTTTACGCCCGCCAGGATATTCGTACCCCCGTCCGCATTGCCATTGCCGTCCTGATCATTACCCAGCTCTTCAACCTGGTGCTGGTGCCCACCTTTGCCCATGCCGGACTGGCCCTGTCGATTGGTCTGGGTGCCACCGTCAATGCACTGACCTTGCTGGTCATGCTACGCAAACGCGGCATTTATCAGCCCAATCATGACTGGTTACGTTTTTTCCTGAAGATTATTCCCGCCCTGGTCGCTCTGGCCGCCGTCCTCCTGCTGGCTGACCGTTATATCGACTGGATCAGCTTGGGAGCCACGCCCCTGCTGCGTGTGCTGTATTTGGG
- a CDS encoding 3-hydroxyacyl-CoA dehydrogenase — protein sequence MQINNKTFIVTGGASGLGAGTVRMLVANGARVVIADIQDEAGEALAKELGQHYQRCDVTSEQDAQAVVNLACQDSARPLFGLINCAGVAPASRTVGRNGPHTLDLFQKTVMINLVGTFNMCRLAAAAMSSNTPEASGERGVLINTASVAAYDGQIGQAAYGASKAGVVGLTLPLARDLAQTGIRVMTIAPGIFGTPMMFAMPQEVQDSLAASIPFPSRLGRPEDFSQLVQSIINNEMLNGETIRLDGAIRMAPK from the coding sequence ATGCAAATCAATAACAAGACTTTTATTGTCACGGGCGGCGCATCGGGTCTGGGCGCTGGCACCGTACGTATGCTGGTTGCAAACGGCGCCCGCGTGGTGATCGCCGATATTCAGGACGAGGCCGGTGAGGCTCTGGCCAAAGAGCTGGGCCAACACTATCAGCGCTGTGATGTCACTTCCGAGCAAGATGCCCAGGCCGTCGTGAATCTGGCTTGCCAGGACAGCGCCCGCCCCCTGTTCGGACTGATCAACTGTGCTGGCGTGGCTCCTGCCTCGCGCACCGTGGGACGTAATGGCCCGCACACGCTGGATCTGTTCCAGAAAACCGTCATGATCAACCTGGTCGGCACCTTCAATATGTGTCGTCTGGCCGCCGCTGCCATGAGCAGCAACACCCCCGAAGCTTCGGGCGAGCGTGGCGTGCTGATCAATACCGCTTCGGTCGCTGCCTATGACGGCCAGATCGGCCAAGCCGCTTACGGCGCCTCCAAAGCTGGTGTGGTGGGTTTGACCCTGCCCCTGGCCCGCGACCTGGCCCAGACCGGCATCCGTGTCATGACCATTGCTCCCGGCATCTTCGGCACCCCCATGATGTTTGCCATGCCCCAGGAAGTTCAGGACTCCCTGGCAGCCAGCATTCCTTTCCCATCACGCCTGGGTCGCCCTGAAGATTTCTCCCAACTGGTGCAGAGCATCATCAATAATGAAATGCTCAATGGCGAAACCATCCGTCTGGATGGCGCCATTCGTATGGCACCAAAATAA
- the adk gene encoding adenylate kinase, with product MRLILLGPPGAGKGTQAAFITEKFGIPQISTGDMLRAAVKAQSPLGVEAKKIMDAGGLVSDDIIIGLVRDRLKEADCEPGYLFDGFPRTIPQADALKDAQVKLDFVIEIDVPEESIIERMSGRRIHAASGRSYHVTFNPPKTPGVDDVTGEPLLQRDDDREETVRHRLSVYREQTRPLVDYYSQWSATGDPQAPAYRKISGVGSVDEIRQRIVDALAS from the coding sequence ATGCGACTCATACTGCTCGGGCCCCCTGGTGCCGGCAAAGGCACTCAAGCTGCTTTCATTACCGAGAAATTTGGTATTCCACAAATTTCCACGGGCGATATGTTGCGTGCCGCTGTCAAAGCCCAATCCCCGCTGGGTGTAGAAGCCAAAAAAATCATGGACGCCGGCGGCCTGGTCTCCGATGACATCATCATCGGCCTGGTTCGCGACCGTCTGAAAGAAGCAGACTGTGAGCCCGGCTACCTGTTCGACGGTTTCCCACGCACGATTCCCCAGGCCGATGCCTTGAAGGATGCCCAGGTCAAACTGGACTTCGTGATCGAAATCGACGTACCGGAAGAAAGCATCATCGAACGCATGAGCGGCCGCCGTATCCACGCAGCCAGCGGTCGTAGCTACCACGTCACCTTCAATCCACCCAAAACCCCCGGTGTGGACGACGTAACGGGCGAACCCTTGCTCCAGCGCGACGATGACCGCGAGGAAACCGTCCGCCACCGCTTGTCTGTCTATCGCGAGCAGACCCGCCCTCTGGTCGATTACTACTCGCAATGGTCAGCCACTGGCGACCCGCAAGCTCCGGCTTATCGCAAGATTTCCGGCGTGGGTAGCGTCGATGAGATCCGCCAGCGCATTGTGGACGCACTGGCAAGCTAA
- the kdsB gene encoding 3-deoxy-manno-octulosonate cytidylyltransferase, whose product MTFSVIIPARLGSTRLPNKPLADIAGQPMIVRCAQQAALSGARQVWVATDSPQVLQAVQAHGFNALLTDAEHPTGTDRLAQAARLLELSEDEIVVNVQGDEPLIQPEHINAAAELLARSEQADIATLAAPIKNAETLFNPNAVKVVCDLQGRALYFSRAPMPWARDALASGDRVLADGLPALHHIGLYAYRNRFLQQYAQLPRGPLEHFESLEQLRAMENGFQIMVHRLQEIPAAGVDTEQDLERVRAHFANRL is encoded by the coding sequence ATGACTTTTTCCGTCATTATCCCCGCGCGCCTGGGTTCCACCCGTCTGCCCAACAAACCGCTGGCTGACATTGCTGGCCAACCCATGATCGTGCGCTGTGCCCAGCAAGCAGCACTGAGCGGAGCGCGTCAGGTTTGGGTAGCGACGGACTCGCCGCAGGTGCTGCAAGCCGTGCAGGCGCATGGTTTCAATGCCCTGCTGACCGACGCCGAACACCCGACCGGCACCGACCGTCTGGCCCAGGCCGCCCGCCTGCTGGAGCTGTCCGAGGACGAGATCGTGGTCAATGTGCAAGGGGACGAGCCGCTGATTCAGCCCGAGCACATCAATGCGGCCGCCGAACTGCTGGCCCGCAGTGAACAGGCCGATATTGCCACGCTGGCCGCACCCATCAAGAACGCCGAGACGCTCTTCAATCCCAATGCCGTCAAAGTGGTGTGCGACCTGCAAGGCCGCGCGCTGTACTTTTCCCGCGCCCCCATGCCCTGGGCCCGCGACGCGCTGGCCAGTGGCGACCGGGTACTGGCCGACGGGCTTCCCGCATTGCACCATATTGGTCTTTATGCCTACCGAAATCGCTTCCTGCAGCAGTACGCCCAGCTACCGCGCGGGCCGCTGGAGCACTTCGAATCTCTGGAGCAACTGCGAGCCATGGAAAACGGCTTCCAGATTATGGTTCACCGCCTCCAGGAGATTCCTGCAGCGGGGGTAGACACCGAACAAGACCTGGAAAGAGTACGCGCTCACTTCGCAAATCGGTTATAA
- a CDS encoding Trm112 family protein, with protein sequence METRLLEVLVCPLCKGPLRHDREQQELVCKADKLAFPVVDGIPTMLINEARQLDAQEPASN encoded by the coding sequence ATGGAAACTCGCCTACTCGAAGTGCTGGTCTGCCCCTTGTGCAAAGGCCCCCTGCGCCACGACCGCGAACAGCAGGAGCTGGTTTGCAAAGCTGACAAGCTGGCCTTCCCTGTTGTGGATGGCATCCCCACCATGCTGATCAACGAAGCGCGTCAACTGGATGCGCAGGAACCCGCCAGCAACTGA
- the lpxK gene encoding tetraacyldisaccharide 4'-kinase: MSVRVRLTHWLHQQWQKKGWFSLVMRPLSALAAIFVQRKQQRYEQDPRASYRSPVPVIVVGNIIVGGAGKTPVVLALTEQLRALGWTPGIVSRGYGVEIGPSPRVGQGQLAAEQFGDEPALIAAQTQAPIAVHPRRALAAQALLKDFPAVDLIISDDGLQHLALQRDMEVVVQDARGVGNGLLLPAGPLREGPERLRSVDWLISQIVADQTPPSTPQPAEPGRALSMSLSPYQLEHLSSGRRLSWSDWYQEYGQQELQALAAIGQPARFFTMLRACGLHLNQTFPLPDHAALQAQDFQALHEGLVLITRKDAVKCQHLNDPRLWVVDVQPVFSRPDWIAELDSLLRKRRLTPPSLPGVQ; encoded by the coding sequence ATGAGCGTGCGCGTCCGCCTGACTCATTGGCTGCACCAGCAGTGGCAGAAAAAAGGCTGGTTCAGTCTTGTGATGCGCCCTCTTTCAGCGCTGGCGGCGATCTTCGTACAACGCAAGCAGCAACGCTACGAACAAGATCCCCGCGCGTCCTACCGCAGCCCGGTGCCAGTGATTGTGGTGGGCAATATCATCGTCGGTGGCGCAGGCAAGACTCCCGTTGTCCTGGCTCTGACCGAGCAATTGCGCGCTTTGGGATGGACGCCCGGTATTGTCAGCCGAGGTTATGGCGTGGAGATCGGCCCCAGCCCGCGTGTAGGTCAAGGTCAATTAGCCGCCGAACAGTTTGGCGATGAACCCGCTCTGATTGCCGCCCAAACTCAGGCCCCCATCGCTGTTCACCCTCGTCGCGCCCTGGCTGCCCAGGCTTTGCTCAAGGATTTTCCGGCAGTTGACCTGATCATTTCGGATGACGGCCTGCAGCATCTGGCCTTGCAACGCGATATGGAAGTCGTGGTTCAGGATGCTCGCGGTGTGGGGAACGGCCTGCTGCTGCCAGCCGGCCCTTTGCGTGAAGGCCCCGAACGTCTGCGTAGCGTGGACTGGCTGATCAGCCAGATCGTGGCTGACCAGACGCCGCCGTCTACCCCTCAACCCGCTGAGCCCGGCCGCGCCCTGAGCATGAGCCTGAGCCCTTATCAGCTGGAACACCTCAGTTCAGGCCGCCGTCTGAGCTGGTCGGACTGGTATCAGGAATACGGCCAGCAGGAACTGCAAGCGCTGGCCGCCATTGGCCAGCCTGCCCGTTTTTTCACGATGCTGCGCGCTTGTGGTCTGCATCTGAACCAGACTTTCCCCCTGCCCGACCATGCCGCCTTGCAAGCCCAGGACTTTCAGGCCCTGCATGAAGGGCTGGTACTCATTACCCGTAAAGACGCCGTAAAATGCCAGCACCTGAACGATCCACGCCTGTGGGTTGTGGATGTCCAGCCTGTGTTTTCACGCCCGGACTGGATTGCTGAACTGGACAGCCTGTTGCGCAAGCGGCGCTTAACCCCACCCTCTTTACCCGGAGTTCAATAA
- a CDS encoding ExbD/TolR family protein, whose protein sequence is MRFRRAQDQDTLELNLVPLIDVLLVVLIFLAASSTFVRYRQLDVSLPQAQAQAAQTTELLLAISQDGRYALNGMWLDASSGSPLSQALSTEKTDDNSSLLILADAQAPHFAVVQAMEAARQVGIHRIHFATQAP, encoded by the coding sequence ATGCGCTTTCGCCGAGCCCAAGACCAGGACACGCTGGAACTGAATCTGGTGCCCTTGATTGATGTCTTGCTGGTGGTGCTGATTTTTCTGGCTGCCAGCAGCACCTTCGTGCGCTATCGCCAGCTGGATGTTTCCTTGCCCCAGGCTCAGGCCCAGGCCGCCCAGACCACAGAATTGCTACTGGCTATCAGCCAGGACGGGCGTTATGCCCTGAACGGCATGTGGCTGGATGCCAGCAGTGGTTCCCCCCTTAGCCAAGCCCTGTCCACCGAAAAGACCGACGACAACAGCAGCCTGCTGATTCTGGCCGATGCCCAGGCGCCCCACTTTGCAGTGGTCCAGGCCATGGAAGCCGCCCGTCAGGTTGGTATCCATCGCATTCATTTTGCGACCCAGGCCCCATGA
- a CDS encoding MotA/TolQ/ExbB proton channel family protein — translation MLTLIHAAGWPVWFLLACSILALGLILERLLALRSKRILPTGLARQISELTAQNRIQDDSLPRLYDNSPLGRVLATVLKNRHQTPALRESAVEAEGKDISYQLNKYIPALGTIAVIAPLLGLFGTVIGMIDIFAAYDPAGGDPSLIARGISVALYNTALGILIAVPAMIFHRYFRSRADYLLHCLETEAGALDRLLAQRTA, via the coding sequence GTGCTTACTTTGATCCATGCCGCTGGCTGGCCTGTCTGGTTCCTGCTGGCCTGCTCCATTCTTGCCCTGGGTTTGATCCTGGAGCGTCTTCTGGCCCTGCGCAGCAAACGAATTCTACCGACTGGACTGGCACGCCAGATCAGCGAGCTGACAGCCCAGAACCGCATCCAGGACGACTCCCTGCCCCGCCTGTACGACAACTCCCCTCTGGGTCGAGTATTAGCCACCGTACTGAAAAACCGCCACCAAACTCCCGCCTTGCGTGAGTCCGCGGTCGAGGCAGAAGGCAAGGACATCAGCTACCAATTGAACAAGTACATTCCGGCATTGGGCACCATTGCCGTGATCGCCCCTTTGCTGGGCCTGTTTGGTACGGTTATTGGCATGATCGACATTTTTGCCGCCTACGACCCCGCCGGTGGTGACCCCAGCCTGATTGCCCGTGGCATTTCCGTTGCCCTGTACAACACCGCCCTGGGGATTTTGATTGCCGTCCCGGCCATGATCTTTCACCGCTACTTTCGCAGCCGTGCCGACTACCTGCTGCACTGCCTGGAAACCGAAGCCGGTGCGCTGGATCGCCTGTTGGCGCAAAGGACTGCCTGA
- the xseA gene encoding exodeoxyribonuclease VII large subunit has product MMHYQESRAPAVWTVAQLNRRVSQLLDEHMPVVWVSGEVSNFTQAASGHWYFSIKDDKAAVRAVMFRGRAQAVGFVPRAGERFEFRCSVTLYEARGDFQVQVEGMRRAGLGDLHEAFLRLKGQLQSEGLFEPERKRPIATLPRSIGIITSLAAAALRDVLTAMERRAPHVRIIIYPAPVQGAEAPPRLRQALETAIERAEVDTLLLVRGGGSLEDLWAFNDEGLARLIASSPIPIISGVGHETDFTIADFVADLRAPTPTAAAELACLGRDQLLEQVFARMGALSHGVQRHLDRASLRLDRAVAKLVSPHQRLAQQQQRLDHLTQRLQRVARSVPDTAALRLTTLRARLERSIPQLTSRQQNLNMLFQRLEKGLDHALVLRRQRLAAAQQTLQALSPRLIINRGYAIVRDSEGKVVKNALDLKIGERLDVELSRGHVSVDVVRTHDLL; this is encoded by the coding sequence ATGATGCATTATCAAGAATCTAGAGCACCTGCGGTATGGACCGTGGCACAGTTGAACCGCCGTGTCAGCCAATTGCTGGACGAGCACATGCCTGTGGTTTGGGTCAGCGGTGAAGTGTCCAACTTTACTCAGGCGGCTTCCGGGCATTGGTACTTTTCCATCAAGGACGACAAGGCGGCCGTTCGTGCCGTGATGTTCCGCGGGCGTGCTCAGGCCGTGGGCTTTGTGCCGCGTGCGGGCGAGCGTTTCGAATTTCGCTGCTCGGTGACCTTGTATGAGGCACGTGGGGACTTCCAGGTTCAGGTTGAAGGTATGCGCCGCGCCGGGCTGGGTGACTTGCACGAAGCGTTTTTGCGACTGAAGGGCCAGCTGCAAAGCGAAGGTTTGTTCGAGCCGGAACGCAAACGCCCCATCGCTACCTTGCCGCGCAGCATAGGCATCATCACCTCCCTGGCGGCCGCTGCCTTGCGAGACGTACTGACTGCGATGGAGCGTCGTGCTCCGCATGTGCGCATCATTATTTACCCTGCTCCGGTTCAAGGGGCAGAAGCGCCGCCGCGATTGCGGCAGGCACTGGAAACGGCGATTGAGCGGGCCGAGGTCGATACGCTCTTGCTGGTACGCGGGGGCGGTAGTCTGGAAGATCTCTGGGCTTTTAATGATGAGGGTCTGGCGCGTCTGATTGCTTCCAGTCCTATCCCTATTATTAGTGGGGTGGGGCACGAGACCGATTTCACCATTGCCGATTTTGTGGCTGACTTGCGCGCACCCACGCCAACCGCTGCGGCCGAACTGGCCTGTCTGGGGCGTGATCAGTTGCTGGAGCAGGTGTTTGCGCGCATGGGCGCTTTGAGTCACGGCGTGCAGCGCCATCTGGATCGGGCCTCCCTGCGCCTGGACCGGGCGGTGGCCAAATTGGTTTCTCCGCATCAACGCCTGGCCCAGCAGCAGCAACGTCTGGATCATCTGACTCAAAGGCTGCAACGTGTGGCTCGCAGCGTCCCCGATACCGCCGCTTTGCGCCTGACTACATTAAGAGCGCGCCTGGAGCGCAGCATTCCCCAGCTGACGTCAAGACAGCAAAATCTGAATATGCTTTTCCAGCGGCTGGAAAAAGGCCTGGATCATGCGCTGGTTTTGCGCCGCCAACGTCTGGCTGCGGCCCAGCAAACGCTGCAAGCCTTGTCCCCGCGCCTTATCATCAATCGTGGATATGCCATAGTCAGGGATAGCGAGGGGAAAGTTGTAAAAAATGCGTTAGACTTAAAGATTGGTGAACGACTCGATGTCGAGTTGAGTCGCGGTCATGTGTCGGTGGATGTGGTGCGCACGCACGATCTGCTCTAG
- the sodB gene encoding superoxide dismutase [Fe]: MAFTLPALPYELNALEPHISKETLEFHYGKHHQAYVTNLNNLVAGTELENASLEDVVKKSSGGVFNNAAQVWNHTFYWNSLSPNGGGAPTGKVADAINAKWGSFDAFKEAFTKSAVGNFGSGWTWLVKKADGSLDIVNTSNAGTTLTSDDVALITCDVWEHAYYIDYRNARPKYLEIFWNLVNWDFAAKNLG; this comes from the coding sequence ATGGCATTCACTCTTCCAGCTCTTCCATACGAACTCAACGCACTTGAGCCACATATCTCCAAAGAAACCCTGGAGTTTCACTACGGCAAGCACCATCAAGCTTACGTTACCAACCTGAACAACCTGGTTGCTGGCACCGAGCTCGAAAACGCTTCTCTGGAAGATGTGGTCAAGAAATCCTCCGGTGGCGTGTTCAACAACGCTGCTCAGGTTTGGAACCACACTTTCTACTGGAACAGCCTGTCCCCTAACGGCGGCGGCGCTCCTACCGGCAAAGTGGCTGATGCCATCAACGCCAAATGGGGCAGCTTTGACGCCTTCAAGGAAGCCTTCACCAAGTCTGCCGTTGGCAACTTCGGTTCGGGCTGGACCTGGTTGGTCAAAAAGGCCGACGGTTCCCTGGATATCGTCAACACCAGCAACGCTGGCACGACCCTGACTTCCGATGACGTCGCCCTGATCACCTGTGATGTGTGGGAACACGCCTACTACATCGACTACCGCAACGCCCGTCCCAAGTACCTGGAAATTTTCTGGAACCTGGTGAACTGGGACTTTGCCGCCAAGAACCTGGGTTAA
- the bfr gene encoding bacterioferritin: MQGNPEVLDYLNQLLRGELAARDQYFIHSRFYEHLGFTQLYERMSHEMEEETQHADALIRRILMLDGIPDMRPNAFEPGKDVVGMLRKDLELEYEVRAALQKGMELAESASDFVTRDIILAQLRDTEEDHTYWLEKQLGLIEKVGLENYQQSQI, from the coding sequence ATGCAAGGCAATCCCGAAGTCCTCGACTATCTGAATCAGTTGCTGCGTGGCGAACTCGCAGCGCGCGACCAGTACTTTATCCATTCCCGCTTTTACGAGCATCTGGGTTTCACGCAGCTTTACGAGCGCATGAGCCACGAAATGGAAGAAGAAACCCAGCACGCTGACGCCCTGATACGCCGTATCCTGATGCTCGACGGCATTCCCGATATGCGCCCCAATGCGTTTGAGCCCGGCAAGGACGTGGTCGGCATGTTGCGCAAGGACCTGGAGCTGGAATATGAGGTACGCGCTGCCTTGCAAAAAGGCATGGAACTGGCCGAATCCGCCAGCGACTTTGTCACCCGCGACATTATTCTGGCTCAGCTGCGCGACACGGAAGAAGACCACACCTACTGGCTGGAAAAACAATTGGGTCTGATCGAGAAAGTGGGCCTGGAAAACTACCAGCAATCACAGATATAA